A single genomic interval of Camelina sativa cultivar DH55 chromosome 11, Cs, whole genome shotgun sequence harbors:
- the LOC104720923 gene encoding pentatricopeptide repeat-containing protein At4g39952, mitochondrial-like: protein MLKRALGTCCSSSTSYIDRHISVILCDHSLSLESLRKLNALIITGGYSDNIFVASKLISSYASHGKPNLSSRVFDLVSSGRRDVFLWNSIIKAHFSNKYYTRSLGFFISMLSSSGPPDHFTAPMVVSASAELLWFDVGSFLHGLFLKLGFFHLVGASFVYFYSKCGFLDDACNVFDEMPERDVVAWTAIISGHVQNGESERGLCYLCKMLSVGSDDHEKPNPRTFECGFQACVNLGALKEGRCLHGFTVKNGLASSSKTVKSSIFSFYSKSGGVPAEAYLSFRELGGDDEDIFSWTSVIASLGRSGNNIKQSFEMFWEMQNTGIHPDGVVLSCLINELGKMMLVAQGKAFHGFVIRRCFSFDGTVCNSLLSMYCRFELLSAAEKVFCRIPQGGGNKEAWNTMLKGYASVISTCSHMGAVLLGKSLHCYAVKTSLDLTISVVNSLIDLYGKMGDLTVAWRMFCEADTDIVTWNAMIASYVHCEQPDKAIALFDRMISENVKPSSVTLVTLLMACANTGSLERGQVIHRYITETEHEMNLSLSTALIDMYAKCGHLEKSRELFDAANQKDAVCWNVMISGYGMHGQVESAIELFEQMEESDVKPTGPTFLALLSACTHAGLVEKGRNLLLKMHQYDVKPNLKHYSCLVDLLSRSGNLQEAETTVMSMPFSPDGVIWGTLLSSCMTYGEFEMGVRMAERAVASDPQNDGYYIMLANMYSAAGKWEQAERAREMMRESGVGKRAGHSVV from the exons aTGTTGAAACGAGCCCTAGGgacttgttgttcttcttccacAAGCTACATCGATCGTCATATTAGTGTGATTCTCTGCGATCATAGCTTGAGCTTAGAGTCTCTGCGTAAACTCAACGCTCTTATCATCACCGGAGGATACTCGGATAATATCTTCGTCGCGTCGAAGCTAATCTCATCTTACGCTTCTCACGGTAAACCCAATTTGTCTTCCAGAGTCTTCGATTTGGTTTCTAGTGGGAGAAGAGATGTGTTTCTTTGGAATTCTATCATCAAAGCACATTTCTCCAATAAGTATTATACTCGATCCTTGGGTTTCTTCATCTCTATGCTCTCTTCGTCTGGCCCTCCTGATCATTTCACTGCTCCCATGGTTGTTTCTGCTTCTGCGGAGCTTCTTTGGTTTGATGTTGGGAGTTTCCTTCATGGGTTGTTTCTCAAACTTGGATTTTTTCACCTTGTGGGAGCCTCCTTTGTTTATTTCTATTCAAAGTGTGGGTTTTTAGATGATGCGTGTAacgtgttcgacgaaatgcctgagAGAGATGTCGTTGCTTGGACTGCGATTATATCTGGCCATGTTCAGAACGGAGAGAGCGAGCGAGGTTTGTGTTATCTTTGCAAGATGCTTAGTGTCGGTTCTGATGATCATGAGAAGCCCAATCCCAGAACATTTGAATGTGGGTTCCAAGCTTGTGTGAATTTGGGAGCTTTAAAGGAAGGGAGGTGTCTACATGGGTTCACGGTGAAGAAtggtttagcttcttcttctaaaactgTCAAGTCTTCGATTTTTTCATTCTACTCGAAATCTGGTGGGGTTCCAGCTGAGGCTTATCTTTCTTTCCGAGAACTTGGTGGGGATGATGAAGATATCTTTTCATGGACTTCGGTTATTGCTTCACTGGGGAGATCAGGTAACAACATTAAGCAAAGTTTTGAAATGTTCTGGGAAATGCAGAACACGGGAATACACCCGGATGGTGTTGTCCTTAGTTGTTTGATTAACGAGCTAGGTAAGATGATGCTTGTAGCTCAAGGTAAAGCCTTTCACGGGTTCGTCATCAGgcgttgtttttcttttgacgGTACAGTTTGCAATTCGTTGTTGTCCATGTACTGCAGATTCGAGCTTCTGTCAGCGGCTGAGAAGGTTTTCTGTAGGATACCTCAAGGAGGAGGGAACAAAGAAGCTTGGAATACAATGCTTAAAGGCTATG CCTCTGTCATATCAACATGTTCCCACATGGGAGCGGTGCTACTAGGGAAGTCGTTGCATTGCTATGCTGTCAAAACTAGCTTGGATCTTACTATTTCAGTGGTCAATTCCCTCATTGATTTGTATGGAAAGATGGGAGACTTGACTGTTGCTTGGAGGATGTTTTGTGAAGCAGATACCGACATTGTCACTTGGAACGCAATGATTGCGTCTTATGTTCATTGTGAGCAACCCGACAAAGCCATTGCGTTGTTCGATAGAATGATTTCTGAGAATGTCAAACCCAGCTCAGTAACTTTGGTGACTCTGCTTATGGCTTGTGCCAATACTGGATCTCTGGAGAGAGGGCAAGTGATTCATCGGTACATCACTGAAACAGAGCACGAGATgaatctttctctttcaactgCTCTGATTGACATGTACGCTAAATGTGGCCACCTTGAAAAGTCACGAGAATTGTTTGATGCTGCAAATCAGAAGGATGCAGTTTGTTGGAATGTGATGATCTCAGGTTATGGAATGCACGGACAGGTTGAATCGGCCATAGAACTCTTTGAACAAATGGAAGAGTCTGATGTTAAACCAACCGGACCTACATTTCTTGCCCTTCTATCAGCTTGCACGCACGCTGGTTTAGTTGAAAAAGGCAGAAATCTACTTCTCAAGATGCATCAGTACGATGTGAAACCAAACTTAAAGCATTACTCTTGCCTCGTGGATCTTCTTTCCCGGTCTGGTAATTTGCAGGAAGCTGAAACCACAGTCATGTCTATGCCATTCTCCCCAGACGGGGTCATATGGGGAACATTGTTGAGCTCATGCATGACTTATGGGGAGTTTGAGATGGGAGTTCGAATGGCAGAACGCGCGGTTGCTAGTGATCCGCAGAACGATGGTTATTATATAATGCTAGCAAACATGTACAGTGCTGCGGGTAAGTGGGAACAAGCAGAACGAGCACGAGAGATGATGAGGGAAAGCGGAGTTGGGAAGAGAGCTGGACATAGTGTAGTCTAA
- the LOC104727502 gene encoding monoacylglycerol lipase ABHD6-like, with protein MKAMDGYGVGTVTVAGLSYGGFVAYSLAAQFKERIDRVVLICAGVALEEKDVEDGMFKVKNPEEAATLLFPQSPSMLRRLLQLSFYKPPIWIPSCFAMDYIHVMCKDYLQERKELVEALHKGRRFSNLAKITQPTLIIWGVEDQVFPVELAHRLQRYLGEDRAQLVLLKKTGHAINEEKPKEMYKHMKSFLCTDALAMMIPSPDDSANKKESC; from the exons ATGAAGGCGATGGATGGTTACGGTGTTGGGACGGTGACCGTTGCTGGGCTCAGCTACGGAGGCTTCGTGGCCTACTCGTTGGCGGCGCAGTTTAAGGAGAGGATAGATCGGGTTGTGCTAATATGCGCCGGGGTTGCTCTGGAGGAGAAAGACGTGGAGGACGGGATGTTTAAAGTGAAGAACCCGGAGGAGGCGGCTACTCTTTTGTTCCCTCAGTCTCCTTCCATGCTCCGGCGGCTTCTCCAGTTATCTTTCTATAAACCGCCGATTTGGATACCTTCTTGCTTTGCCATGGACTACATTCat GTAATGTGTAAAGATTATCTTCAAGAAAGGAAAGAACTTGTGGAAGCTCTGCATAAGGGTAGAAGATTCTCCAACCTTGCAAAGATAACACAG CCGACGTTGATTATATGGGGAGTGGAAGATCAAGTTTTTCCAGTGGAATTAGCTCATCGATTGCaaag atATTTAGGGGAAGACAGAGCACAACTGGTGTTACTAAAGAAGACAGGACATGCGATAAATGAAGAGAAACCAAAAGAGATGTACAAACACATGAAATCTTTTCTTTGCACTGACGCTCTAGCTATGATGATTCCTTCTCCAGATGACAGTGCTAATAAGAAAGAGTCATGTTAG
- the LOC104720925 gene encoding chaperone protein dnaJ A6, chloroplastic yields MALIQFGSSCVAHWGILRPQFAVKAYYPTKFESHHDNCISQINCLEASRSSMFSQGSLPFLSLKGLSRNTHSRRGARFTVRADTDFYSVLGVSKSSTKAEIKSAYRKLARSYHPDVNKDAGAEDKFKEISNAYEILSDDEKRSLYDRYGEAGVKGAGMGGMGDYSNPFDLFESLFEGMGGMGGMGGGMGSRGSRSRAIDGEDEYYSLILNFKEAVFGIEKEIEISRLESCGTCNGSGAKAGTKPTKCKTCGGQGQVVASTRTPLGVFQQVMTCSPCNGTGEISKPCGACSGDGRLRRTKRISLKVPAGVDSGSRLRVRGEGNAGKRGGSSGDLFAVIEVIPDPILKRDDTNILYTCKISYVDAILGTTLKVPTVDGEVDLKVPAGTQPSTTLVMAKKGVPVLNKSKMRGDQLVRVQVEIPKRLSKEEKKLVEELADMSKNKVANSRR; encoded by the exons ATGGCTCTTATACAATTTGGAAGTTCATGTGTTGCTCATTGGGGGATTCTTCGTCCTCAGTTTGCTGTTAAAGCTTATTATCCTACCAAATTCGAATCTCACCATGACAA TTGCATCAGCCAAATAAATTGTTTGGAAGCTTCAAGGTCGAGTATGTTCTCACAGGGCTCCTTGCCCTTCTTGTCGTTGAAAGGACTATCCCGAAATACACATTCTCGTAGAGGAGCTCGTTTCACTGTTAGAGCCGATACT GATTTCTATTCTGTCCTTGGAGTCTCGAAAAGTTCAACCAAAGCTGAGATTAAAAGTG CTTATCGGAAGCTCGCCAGGAGTTACCATCCGGATGTGAACAA GGATGCTGGGGCAGAagataaatttaaagaaataagTAATGCATATGAG ATCTTATCAGATGATGAAAAAAGATCTCTATACGACAGATATGGCGAGGCAGGAGTTAAAGGCGCTGGAATGGGAGGCATgggg GATTATAGTAATCCATTTGATCTATTCGAGTCATTATTCGAAGGAATGGGTGGGATGGGAGGAATGGGCGGTGGAATGGGTAGTAGAGGTTCAAGGAGCAGAGCTATCGACGGTGAAGACGAGTATTACTCACTAATCTTGAATTTCAAAGAAGCCGTTTTCGGTATCGAGAAAGAAATTGAGATATCTCGGTTAGAGAGCTGTGGGACTTGCAATGGTTCTGGAGCAAAGGCAggaaccaaaccgaccaaatgCAAAACATGTGGCGGGCAAGGACAGGTGGTAGCATCGACAAGAACACCACTCGGTGTATTCCAACAAGTCATGACTTGCTCCCCGTGTAACGGAACTGGAGAGATTTCAAAACCATGTGGCGCATGCTCAGGAGATGGACGTTTGAGAAGGACAAAGCGGATTAGTCTTAAAGTTCCTGCTGGTGTGGATTCTGGAAGTAGGTTAAGAGTAAGGGGAGAAGGAAACGCGGGAAAGAGAGGCGGATCATCAGGAGATCTCTTTGCTGTTATTGAGGTGATTCCGGATCCGATTCTGAAGCGTGATGATACGAATATACTTTATACGTGTAAGATTTCGTATGTAGATGCCATATTGGGAACGACTTTGAAGGTTCCGACAGTGGATGGAGAGGTGGATTTGAAAGTACCAGCAGGGACACAACCGAGCACGACGCTGGTGATGGCGAAAAAAGGAGTTCCGGTTTTGAATAAGAGTAAGATGAGAGGTGATCAGTTAGTGAGAGTGCAAGTTGAGATTCCTAAGAGATTgagtaaagaagagaagaaacttgtTGAGGAGCTTGCTGATATGAGCAAGAACAAGGTAGCTAATAGCAGGAGATAA
- the LOC104716286 gene encoding haloacid dehalogenase-like hydrolase domain-containing protein At4g39970 isoform X3 has protein sequence MAVVYCNHSAVLLSPSTAVSSSLSSSSSSSSSLLQTLRFKSRSVYSKSRVSPVSALSSSPPPPSRSLEALIFDCDGVILESENLHRQAYNDAFSHFDVRCPPSSSESLDWSLEFYDKFQNLVGGGKPKMRWYFKENGWPTSTIFDSPPQSDDDRAKLIDTIQDWKTERYKEIIKSGSVEPRPGVIRLMDEAKAAGKKLAVCSAATKSSVIMCLENLIDIERFQGLDCFLAGDDVKEKKPDPSIYITAAEKLGVSVKDCLVIEDSVIGLQAATKAGMSCVITYTSSTSDQDFKDAISVYPDLSNVKLKDLETLLETVVTAA, from the exons atggcgGTTGTTTATTGCAACCACTCGGCGGTTCTCCTCTCTCCATCCACCGCCGTTTCGTcctccctttcttcttcctcctcctcctcctcgtcgcTGCTCCAAACGCTGCGTTTCAAATCCAGAAGCGTTTACTCGAAATCCAGAGTTTCTCCTGTCTCTGCATTATCATCGTCTCCTCCGCCTCCTTCACGGTCTCTCGAAGCTCTGATTTTCGACTGCGACGGTGTGATCCTCGAGTCGGAGAATCTGCACCGTCAAGCTTACAACGACGCCTTCTCGCATTTCGATGTTCGTTGccctccttcttcctctgagtCTCTCGACTGGAGCCTCGAGTTCTACGATAAGTTTCAGAACCTGGTCGGTGGTGGAAAACCCAAAATGCGTTGGTATTTCAAAGAAAACGGATGGCCAACTTCCACCATTTTCGACTCACCTCCTCAGAGTGACGATGATCGAGCCAAGTTAATCGATACTATTCAG GATTGGAAAACTGAGAGGTATAAAGAAATCATAAAATCAGGAAGT GTAGAACCAAGACCTGGTGTAATAAGACTAATGGATGAAGCAAAAGCTGCT GGGAAAAAACTAGCTGTTTGTTCTGCAGCTACAAAGAGTTCGGTTATAATGTGTCTCGAGAACCTCATCGACATC GAGCGGTTCCAAGGACTCGATTGCTTCCTTGCAG GGGATGatgtgaaggagaagaaacccgatccttctatatatattacagCTGCCGAG AAGCTAGGTGTTTCAGTGAAAGACTGTTTGGTCATAGAGGACAGTGTGATTGGCCTGCAG GCTGCTACAAAAGCAGGGATGTCATGTGTGATCACATACACTTCTTCAACCTCTGATCAG GATTTCAAAGATGCTATCTCTGTATACCCTGACCTCAGTAATGTGAA ATTGAAAGACCTAGAAACTCTGCTTGAAACCGTCGTTACTGCCGCTTGA
- the LOC104716286 gene encoding haloacid dehalogenase-like hydrolase domain-containing protein At4g39970 isoform X1, protein MAVVYCNHSAVLLSPSTAVSSSLSSSSSSSSSLLQTLRFKSRSVYSKSRVSPVSALSSSPPPPSRSLEALIFDCDGVILESENLHRQAYNDAFSHFDVRCPPSSSESLDWSLEFYDKFQNLVGGGKPKMRWYFKENGWPTSTIFDSPPQSDDDRAKLIDTIQDWKTERYKEIIKSGSVEPRPGVIRLMDEAKAAGKKLAVCSAATKSSVIMCLENLIDIERFQGLDCFLAGNDVKEKKPDPSIYITAAEKLGVSVKDCLVIEDSVIGLQAATKAGMSCVITYTSSTSDQDFKDAISVYPDLSNVKLKDLETLLETVVTAA, encoded by the exons atggcgGTTGTTTATTGCAACCACTCGGCGGTTCTCCTCTCTCCATCCACCGCCGTTTCGTcctccctttcttcttcctcctcctcctcctcgtcgcTGCTCCAAACGCTGCGTTTCAAATCCAGAAGCGTTTACTCGAAATCCAGAGTTTCTCCTGTCTCTGCATTATCATCGTCTCCTCCGCCTCCTTCACGGTCTCTCGAAGCTCTGATTTTCGACTGCGACGGTGTGATCCTCGAGTCGGAGAATCTGCACCGTCAAGCTTACAACGACGCCTTCTCGCATTTCGATGTTCGTTGccctccttcttcctctgagtCTCTCGACTGGAGCCTCGAGTTCTACGATAAGTTTCAGAACCTGGTCGGTGGTGGAAAACCCAAAATGCGTTGGTATTTCAAAGAAAACGGATGGCCAACTTCCACCATTTTCGACTCACCTCCTCAGAGTGACGATGATCGAGCCAAGTTAATCGATACTATTCAG GATTGGAAAACTGAGAGGTATAAAGAAATCATAAAATCAGGAAGT GTAGAACCAAGACCTGGTGTAATAAGACTAATGGATGAAGCAAAAGCTGCT GGGAAAAAACTAGCTGTTTGTTCTGCAGCTACAAAGAGTTCGGTTATAATGTGTCTCGAGAACCTCATCGACATC GAGCGGTTCCAAGGACTCGATTGCTTCCTTGCAG GGAATGatgtgaaggagaagaaaccCGATCCTTCTATTTATATTACAGCTGCCGAG AAGCTAGGTGTTTCAGTGAAAGACTGTTTGGTCATAGAGGACAGTGTGATTGGCCTGCAG GCTGCTACAAAAGCAGGGATGTCATGTGTGATCACATACACTTCTTCAACCTCTGATCAG GATTTCAAAGATGCTATCTCTGTATACCCTGACCTCAGTAATGTGAA ATTGAAAGACCTAGAAACTCTGCTTGAAACCGTCGTTACTGCCGCTTGA
- the LOC104716286 gene encoding haloacid dehalogenase-like hydrolase domain-containing protein At4g39970 isoform X2 — MAVVYCNHSAVLLSPSTAVSSSLSSSSSSSSSLLQTLRFKSRSVYSKSRVSPVSALSSSPPPPSRSLEALIFDCDGVILESENLHRQAYNDAFSHFDVRCPPSSSESLDWSLEFYDKFQNLVGGGKPKMRWYFKENGWPTSTIFDSPPQSDDDRAKLIDTIQDWKTERYKEIIKSGSVEPRPGVIRLMDEAKAAGKKLAVCSAATKSSVIMCLENLIDIERFQGLDCFLAGNDVKEKKPDPSIYITAAEKLGVSVKDCLVIEDSVIGLQVEYHIFARSSLFLHLQTS; from the exons atggcgGTTGTTTATTGCAACCACTCGGCGGTTCTCCTCTCTCCATCCACCGCCGTTTCGTcctccctttcttcttcctcctcctcctcctcgtcgcTGCTCCAAACGCTGCGTTTCAAATCCAGAAGCGTTTACTCGAAATCCAGAGTTTCTCCTGTCTCTGCATTATCATCGTCTCCTCCGCCTCCTTCACGGTCTCTCGAAGCTCTGATTTTCGACTGCGACGGTGTGATCCTCGAGTCGGAGAATCTGCACCGTCAAGCTTACAACGACGCCTTCTCGCATTTCGATGTTCGTTGccctccttcttcctctgagtCTCTCGACTGGAGCCTCGAGTTCTACGATAAGTTTCAGAACCTGGTCGGTGGTGGAAAACCCAAAATGCGTTGGTATTTCAAAGAAAACGGATGGCCAACTTCCACCATTTTCGACTCACCTCCTCAGAGTGACGATGATCGAGCCAAGTTAATCGATACTATTCAG GATTGGAAAACTGAGAGGTATAAAGAAATCATAAAATCAGGAAGT GTAGAACCAAGACCTGGTGTAATAAGACTAATGGATGAAGCAAAAGCTGCT GGGAAAAAACTAGCTGTTTGTTCTGCAGCTACAAAGAGTTCGGTTATAATGTGTCTCGAGAACCTCATCGACATC GAGCGGTTCCAAGGACTCGATTGCTTCCTTGCAG GGAATGatgtgaaggagaagaaaccCGATCCTTCTATTTATATTACAGCTGCCGAG AAGCTAGGTGTTTCAGTGAAAGACTGTTTGGTCATAGAGGACAGTGTGATTGGCCTGCAG GTAGAATATCATATCTTTGCTCGTTCGTCGCTGTTCTTACACCTCCAAACATCCTAA
- the LOC104720927 gene encoding phospho-2-dehydro-3-deoxyheptonate aldolase 1, chloroplastic (The sequence of the model RefSeq protein was modified relative to this genomic sequence to represent the inferred CDS: added 84 bases not found in genome assembly), with protein sequence MALSNAASRSIYVTGGDARLSHRQSNRQSSFFTFHPAAVNSKPNSVKLVTAVHAAEPSRNSVSVKESVASPSSSGALKWTPESWKLKKALQLPDYPDANELESVLKTIEAFPPIVFAGEARNLEERLAEAAVGKAFLLQGGDCAESFKEFNATNIRDTFRVLLQMSIVLTFGGQVPVIKVGRMAGQFAKPRSDPFEEIDGVKLPSYKGDNINGDTFDEKSRIPDPNRMIRAYTQSAATLNLLRAFATGGYAAMQRVTQWNLDFVEHSEQADRYQELGNRVDEALGFMSACGLGKDHPLMTTTDFYTSHECLLLPYEQSLTRLDSTSGLYYDCSAHMVWCGERTRQLDGAHVEFLRGIANPLGIKVSNKMDPNELVKLVEILNPNNKPGRITVIVRMGAENMRVKLPHLIRAVRRSGQIVTWVCDPMHGNTIKAPCGLKTRAFDSILAEVRAFLDVHEQEGSHAGGIHLEMTGQNVTECIGGSRTVTYDDLSSRYHTHCDPRLNASQSLELAFIVAERLRKRRTSS encoded by the exons TCTTCCTTCTTCACATTTCACCCCGCCGCCGTCAACTCCAAGCCTAACTCCGTTAAACTCGTCACGGCCGTTCACGCCGCTGAGCCTTCTAGAAACTCTGTTTCCGTTAAGGAATCCGTTGCGTCACCATCCTCTTCTGGTGCATTGAAATGGACTCCAGAGAGCTGGAAACTTAAGAAGGCTCTGCAGCTTCCCGATTACCCTGACGCTAACGAGCTTGAGTCTGTGCTTAAGACGATTGAGGCTTTCCCTCCTATCGTCTTCGCCGGAGAAGCTAGGAATCTCGAAGAGAGATTGGCTGAGGCTGCTGTTGGTAAAGCTTTTCTTCTCCAAGGAGGTGATTGTGCTGAGAGTTTCAAGGAGTTCAATGCTACTAATATCAGAGATACCTTTAGGGTTTTGCTTCAGATGAGTATTGTTCTTACTTTTGGCGGCCAAGTTCCGGTTATTAAG GTAGGGAGAATGGCTGGTCAATTTGCTAAGCCTAGATCTGATCCGTTTGAGGAGATTGATGGAGTGAAATTACCTAGCTACAAGGGAGACAACATCAATGGTGACACTTTTGATGAGAAATCTAGGATCCCTGATCCTAATAGGATGATTCGGGCTTACACTCAGTCTGCTGCTACTTTGAACCTTCTTCGAGCCTTTGCCACTGGAGGCTATGCTGCTATGCAAAGAGTTACTCAGTGGAaccttgattttgttgaacatAGTGAGCAAGCTGACAG GTACCAGGAGTTAGGTAACAGGGTTGATGAGGCCTTGGGGTTCATGTCTGCGTGTGGACTTGGCAAGGATCATCCACTCATGACTACAACTGATTTCTACACATCCCATGAGTGCTTGCTTCTCCCTTACGAGCAATCGCTCACAAGGTTGGACTCTACTTCTGGTCTCTACTATGATTGCTCTGCACACATGGTTTGGTGCGGGGAGCGTACCAGACAATTGGATGGTGCTCATGTCGAGTTTCTCAGGGGGATTGCTAATCCTCTGGGCATTAAG GTGAGCAACAAAATGGATCCCAATGAGCTGGTCAAGCTAGTAGAAATCCTGAATCCTAACAACAAGCCTGGAAGAATCACTGTAATTGTGAGAATGGGTGCCGAGAACATGAGAGTTAAGCTTCCCCACCTGATCAGAGCAGTCCGCAGATCAGGCCAGATTGTGACATGGGTCTGCGATCCCATGCATGGAAACACCATCAAAGCACCTTGCGGTCTTAAAACACGTGCCTTTGACTCAATCCTG GCTGAAGTCCGAGCATTCCTTGATGTGCACGAGCAAGAAGGAAGCCACGCGGGTGGTATCCACCTCGAGATGACAGGTCAGAACGTGACAGAATGCATTGGAGGGTCCCGCACTGTGACCTACGATGACCTCAGTTCTCGCTACCACACACACTGTGACCCAAGGCTCAACGCGTCACAGTCTCTTGAACTGGCCTTCATTGTTGCTGAACGGCTCAGGAAGAGAAGAACGAGTAGCTAG
- the LOC104720929 gene encoding ras-related protein RABA4b: MAGGGGYGGASGKVDYVFKVVLIGDSAVGKSQLLARFARDEFSMDSKATIGVEFQTRTLVIEQKSIKAQIWDTAGQERYRAVTSAYYRGAVGAMLVYDMTKRETFEHIPRWLEELRAHADKNIVIILIGNKSDLEDQRAVPTEDAKEFAEKEGLFFLETSALNATNVENSFNTLMTEIYNTVNKKNLASVENQGDSNNPGSLAGKKIVIPGSGQDIPAKTSTCCTSS, encoded by the exons ATGGCCGGAGGAGGCGGATACGGCGGCGCATCGGGAAAAGTGGATTACGTGTTCAAAGTCGTTCTAATCGGAGATTCGGCTGTAGGTAAATCACAGCTACTTGCTCGATTCGCTAGAGACGAATTCAGTATGGATTCTAAAGCCACCATAGGCGTCGAGTTCCAAACTCGTACGCTCGTCATTGAACAAAAGAGTATTAAGGCTCAGATCTGGGACACCGCTGGTCAAGAAAG ATACAGAGCCGTTACAAGCGCCTACTACAGGGGAGCAGTTGGTGCAATGCTGGTTTATGACATGACTAAACGCGAAACCTTTGAGCATATCCCTCGTTGGCTTGAAGAACTGAGGGCACACGCCGATAAGAACATTGTCATCATCCTTATTGGAAACAAGTCTGATCTTGAAGATCAAAGAGCTGTTCCCACAGAAGACGCTAAAGAGTTTGCTGAGAAGGAAGGACTCTTTTTCCTTGAGACCTCAGCACTAAACGCAACCAATGTGGAAAACTCCTTCAACACTCTAATGACAGAGATATACAATACGGTCAACAAGAAGAATCTTGCATCTGTCGAGAATCAAGGCGACTCAAATAACCCCGGTTCCTTGGCTGGTAAGAAGATTGTCATCCCAGGTTCTGGACAGGACATTCCCGCTAAGACCAGCACGTGTTGTACTTCTTCTTGA